Proteins encoded in a region of the Anopheles aquasalis chromosome 2, idAnoAquaMG_Q_19, whole genome shotgun sequence genome:
- the LOC126572774 gene encoding dnaJ protein homolog 1, translating to MGKDYYKILGIPKGSTDEDIKKAYRKLALKYHPDKNKSPGAEEKFKEVAEAYEVLSDKKKRELYNKYGEEGLKGRASNGTSNTSQNFTYEFHGDPRATFAQFFGSSDPFGSFFDMHNDSLFNSSIFNDDDFFTPFSGLGGNRHGLGGAFRSHSFNVHSPLKKEKVQDPPIEHDLYVTLEEIYHGCVKKMKISRGVLQPDGTSKKEDKYVSISIKPGWKSGTKVTFQKEGDQAKGKIPADIVFIIRDKPHVWFRREGSDLRYTARLTLKQALCGVIFEVPTMTGEKLRISTKQEIIKPNTVKRIQGYGLPFPKEPSRKGDLLVAFDIKFPDKLTTSEKEVLNDMLPNA from the exons ATGGGAAAGGATTATTATAAAATCCTCGGTATTCCGAAAGGATCAACTGATGAGGATATTAAGAAGGCTTACCGAAAACTTGCGTTGAAGTACCATCCtgataaaaacaaatccccTGGAGCAGAAGAAAAGTTTAAAGAAGTAGCTGAAGCTTATGAGGTTCTGTCCGATAAAAAGAAACGTGAGCTGTACAATAAATATGGCGAAGAAGGACTGAAAGGAC GTGCTTCCAATGGTACGTCCAACACTTCTCAAAACTTCACATACGAGTTCCATGGCGATCCAAGAGCAACGTTTGCCCAGTTTTTCGGCTCGAGTGACCCGTTCGGATCATTTTTTGATATGCACAACGACAGTCTATTCAACAGCAGTATTttcaacgatgatgatttctTCACACCATTTAGTGGGCTCGGTGGTAATAGGCATGGGTTAGGGGGAGCCTTTCG GTCACACTCGTTCAATGTTCACTCGCCActgaaaaaagagaaagtgCAGGATCCGCCCATTGAACACGATCTGTATGTGACGTTAGAAGAAATCTATCACGGCTgtgtgaagaagatgaaaatcTCACGAGGAGTCCTGCAGCCGGATGGTACATCAAAGAAGGAGGACAAGTATGTGAGCATATCGATCAAACCAGGCTGGAAATCGGGAACGAAAGTAACCTTCCAGAAGGAAGGAGAtcaagcaaaaggaaaaataccTGCCGACATTGTTTTCATCATACGAGACAAACCACATGTCTGGTTCCGGCGGGAAGGCAGTGATCTCCGATATACTGCTCGATTAACTCTTAAACAG GCTCTCTGTGGCGTCATATTTGAGGTCCCTACGATGACTGGAGAAAAACTTCGCATTAGTACAAAGCAGGAGATAATAAAGCCTAACACGGTAAAACGAATTCAAGGCTATGGTCTACCGTTTCCTAAAGAGCCATCACGGAAAGGAGACTTGCTGGTAGCATTCGACATCAAATTCCCCGATAAATTGACGACATCAGAGAAGGAAGTACTTAATGATATGCTCCCTAATGCATAG